The Myxocyprinus asiaticus isolate MX2 ecotype Aquarium Trade chromosome 39, UBuf_Myxa_2, whole genome shotgun sequence genome window below encodes:
- the tagln gene encoding transgelin isoform X1 yields the protein MAAQGAPGMANKGPSYGMSRQVQDKIEQKYDTDLEARLVEWIMTQCGSGVGQPDAGKLGFQAWLKDGCVLCELINSLCKDKPVKKIQSSSMAFKQMEQVSQFLNAAEQYGVTKTDMFQTVDLWEGKDLAAVQRTLMALGSIAVTKDDGYFRGDPNWFFKKAQENRRDFSDGQLKEGKNVIGLQMGSNKGASQSGMTGYGRPRQIMNP from the exons ATGGCAGCACAG GGAGCTCCAGGTATGGCCAACAAAGGTCCATCTTATGGGATGAGCCGGCAGGTGCAGGATAAGATTGAGCAGAAGTATGACACTGACCTGGAGGCACGTCTGGTGGAGTGGATCATGACTCAGTGTGGATCCGGAGTGGGACAACCAGATGCAGGAAAACTGGGCTTCCAGGCTTGGCTCAAAGATGGATGT GTTCTGTGTGAGCTCATCAACAGTCTCTGTAAAGATAAGCCTGTGAAGAAGATCCAGAGCTCCAGTATGGCCTTCAAACAGATGGAGCAGGTGTCTCAGTTCCTTAACGCTGCTGAACAGTACGGCGTCACTAAAACTGACATGTTTCAGACGGTCGATCTGTGGGAGG GAAAGGATTTGGCTGCGGTGCAGAGGACACTGATGGCTCTGGGCAGCATCGCAGTTACAAAAGATGACGGCTACTTTCGTGGAGATCCCAACTGGTTCTTTAA GAAAGCTCAGGAGAACCGGAGGGATTTTTCTGACGGCCAGCTGAAAGAAGGGAAAAATGTCATCGGTCTGCAGATGGGATCCAACAAAGGAGCGTCGCAGTCGGGCATGACGGGGTACGGCAGACCCCGACAGATTATGAACCCATGA
- the cbln18 gene encoding cerebellin 18 has protein sequence MKTLTVAASCVLVILCFCSSSESATAIDLLRDTAVSWTGKLPCGEWDCECAFTRQHGCCCVAKPLFELEEATFRRLIGVWEGLSHLNSQIEEVTAGCQIAFTAAVLPITACLGPFTSNVSISYQSVSLNQGSGYNPALGTFTAPRAGLYSFTFTAYSKVGDVERLYQKLQLMKDGQLIASSWEDNREDSEDSSTQTVLLQLRRGSQVYVELLSGRQLCGDTQSHNTFSGYLVYLITEE, from the exons ATGAAGACACTGACAGTAGCAGCTTCGTGTGTTTTGGTGATTCTCTGTTTTTGCTCCAGTTCAGAGTCTGCCACTGCAATAGATCTGCTGCGTGACACTGCTG TGAGTTGGACAGGGAAACTGCCCTGTGGTGAATGGGACTGTGAATGTGCATTCACGAGACAGCACGGTTGTTGTTGTGTCGCAAAGCCATTGTTTGAGCTGGAAGAGGCCACCTTCAGACGTTTGATTGGAGTGTGGGAAGGACTGTCCCACCTCAACAGTCAAATAGAGGAAGTCACAG CTGGTTGTCAGATTGCGTTCACTGCTGCAGTGCTGCCAATAACGGCATGTCTTGGGCCTTTCACCAGCAACGTGTCTATCTCTTACCAGTCTGTGTCACTCAATCAAGGCAGCGGGTACAATCCTGCATTGG GTACATTCACAGCTCCACGTGCTGGTCTCTACTCCTTCACCTTCACCGCTTATTCCAAAGTAGGCGATGTAGAACGGCTCTACCAAAAGCTGCAGCTGATGAAGGATGGTCAGCTGATCGCCTCATCCTGGGAGGACAATCGTGAGGATTCAGAGGACAGTAGCACTCAGACGGTTCTTCTGCAGCTCAGACGGGGCTCTCAGGTCTACGTTGAGCTGCTGTCAGGTCGGCAGCTGTGTGGAGACACCCAGAGCCACAACACTTTCAGCGGATACCTGGTCTACCTGATCACTGAGGAATGA
- the tagln gene encoding transgelin isoform X2, with protein sequence MANKGPSYGMSRQVQDKIEQKYDTDLEARLVEWIMTQCGSGVGQPDAGKLGFQAWLKDGCVLCELINSLCKDKPVKKIQSSSMAFKQMEQVSQFLNAAEQYGVTKTDMFQTVDLWEGKDLAAVQRTLMALGSIAVTKDDGYFRGDPNWFFKKAQENRRDFSDGQLKEGKNVIGLQMGSNKGASQSGMTGYGRPRQIMNP encoded by the exons ATGGCCAACAAAGGTCCATCTTATGGGATGAGCCGGCAGGTGCAGGATAAGATTGAGCAGAAGTATGACACTGACCTGGAGGCACGTCTGGTGGAGTGGATCATGACTCAGTGTGGATCCGGAGTGGGACAACCAGATGCAGGAAAACTGGGCTTCCAGGCTTGGCTCAAAGATGGATGT GTTCTGTGTGAGCTCATCAACAGTCTCTGTAAAGATAAGCCTGTGAAGAAGATCCAGAGCTCCAGTATGGCCTTCAAACAGATGGAGCAGGTGTCTCAGTTCCTTAACGCTGCTGAACAGTACGGCGTCACTAAAACTGACATGTTTCAGACGGTCGATCTGTGGGAGG GAAAGGATTTGGCTGCGGTGCAGAGGACACTGATGGCTCTGGGCAGCATCGCAGTTACAAAAGATGACGGCTACTTTCGTGGAGATCCCAACTGGTTCTTTAA GAAAGCTCAGGAGAACCGGAGGGATTTTTCTGACGGCCAGCTGAAAGAAGGGAAAAATGTCATCGGTCTGCAGATGGGATCCAACAAAGGAGCGTCGCAGTCGGGCATGACGGGGTACGGCAGACCCCGACAGATTATGAACCCATGA